The genome window GCTCGCTGTCCTGATCTTTCAGTAACGGCAAGCGGACAGTGCGGCAATCCGGAATATCAAACAGGCCGCTATCTATAGCCAATAAACATAAAATGGCTTCACTGCCTTTCATTTCAACACCACAAACGCGCATAAGGATTTCTCTGACTAACTCAAGTTGGGGATATTATGACAGCTTAACAAGGAAAAACTATAGCCAACCTGATTGATGTTTATTCTGGGGGAGAACACATGCATCCAAATGTAGGGGCGTGGGCTTGCCCCGCCCGTCTAGCGTTCACATTGGTGTTTGGGCGAAAGCACGCAGTCAACTGTAGGGGCGTTGGTTTATCCCCGCCCGTGTGGCTGCAAGTTCGGACATAGAGCCCCTAAGTAATTGCTGTTGCAGCTAGGCGACAAGGGCGTGAGACCCCAGGAGCATAGTTGTCCTATGTGACAGGGGCGAAGGCACGCAGGCAACAACGCTGCGGCTGCAAGTACGACGGGGAAAAAGGGGAAAAGAAAAAAGCAGACAAACCTGACAGGGGGGAGGTGGCTTGTCTGCTCACAGTGAGGTCAGATCTTAGTTGCATGCTTTGGCCGGGGAAGCCAGGCATCACTACAACAAGATCTTATTACTGCTGAAAATCTTCGTCATCAATATCCCACTGGCTTACCGAAATCTGCCGGTAAAAAGACCAGTGTTGTAACAACCAGTTCAACCAATGATGGTGCAGGTCGTGATCTTGCGGTATATGGAATGACATATCTGTATCCTCCTAAATCCGGGCGCCAACGCTAGTAAGGCGCCCAGTCTAGTTCCTTTAGATGACAGTACTTATTTAATCTGCCACGTTTAAGGTTGATGCTGTGTACACAGGGCTGACAGCTTTCATTTTTTCATTTAAAAGCGCCAGGTTGTGCTGGTTAATTTCACTTTGCTCCAGCGTAGTGGCCTGTTGAAAATCAGCTAAAGCTGCAACAGGATCTTGCCCCATCAAACGGGCTACACCACGGTTAGTGTGAGCAAAAGAACGCATTTCGCGTTTGTAGCTTGTATCTGAACCTTCGGCGCGACGGGCGGCATAAATGGCTGAACTGCATGCTTGTTCTGCCTGTTTAAACTGCGCCATGTGAGTGTATGCCACGCATAAACTCATGTGTTTACTGAAGGCGTCTGCGTGCTTGTCTGTTGCTGCTGTTGCTTCTGCAACACCATCCTGATACAGACCTGCTTTAATTTTGCTCACGCCAGGGGTGTCTTCGATTAATACCATCTTGAAACCGCTGGTGGCTGCGCTGGCGACAAAAGAACTTGAGGCCAACAGCATCACTGCTACTTTTTTGCCAAAGCTAAGGGATGTCGCTTTCATAATTTACTCTCCAGTACTCAATTCAGTAATTTCATTTCAAAGTGCAGGTTAGTCACTGCACTGTGCTTACTTTAGAAAGTTCCTGAAGAACTGACAAAGGATATAAATCCACCTGATAGTTGAGGAAAATTCATCTATGGTGCGCTAGAAAATGTCACTTTGAATTGATAAGTGGTATGAGTGCAGCGGAGATGTTCAGTCTGAAGTTCGCTTTTACCTACATCCCTGTAGGTAACAACGGCTATAAAAAAACAAGGCAGGGCTTAAAGAAACAGGCCGTTAAAATGCGCGCTGAAAGCTTTGTAATATCCAATTCACCAGCAGTTGGATTTGCGGTTTATTTGGGTCCGTCTCGTGTTGCACCAGATAATATTTATCGCGGCTTTCCAGTTCTTCACTGAACAGGCGTTTTAAGCTGCCGCTGGCAAACCAGGAATGGCTGATAGGCCAAGGCACCAGTGCTATGCCTAAACCTTGTTGAGCTGCGCGGGCGACGCTGAACATGCTGTCGAGCTGGATCACTTGTTTCGGCGTAAAGACTTCCAGTTCAAGTTGCTCCGCCCATTGATGCCAGGACCAGGGTCTGGCCTGATGCACCAGACAAGGTACTTTGGTTAGCGCTTCAAAACCTAACCCATCCAATTGCTGATACAAAGCCGGGTTGCAGGCTGGCACGTAGCTAATAGGAAACAACTCATGAGCTATTTTGTCTGTAGGTTTGGCGCTGGCTAATAAAATCTGCAGATCGGTGTGTTTCGCCGGATCCTGCCTCGATTTAATGGTTTCAACTTTCAGATTGATATCAGGATGTTGTTCTGACCAGCCAACCAGTTTCGGCACAAATAACTCACTGGCAAAAAACTCCGGCATCGAGATACTGATTTCGGTCGGGTTTTTCTGCAGGCTAAAGGTACGTAAGGTTTGTTCCAGTTCACGCATCAGCGGCAACAAAGCCTGATAAAAGGCTTTGCCTTGCGCTGTCAGTTCTACAGATCGGGTTTGACGCAAAAACAGGTCCAGTCCAAGCTCTGATTCCAGCTGTTTAATTTGGTGACTGACAGCCGAAGGGGTCAGATACAACTGACGAGCGGTTTCTTTAAAACTTAAACAGTCGGCGGCGACACAAAAACAGCGTAGGCCGCGCATCGAGCTATGTATGGCCATAATAATTCACAATTGTTACCAAAGACCCATAACTTAAGCAAAAATAGAACCATGTGTTCACGGCTTTGATTCTAAAGGTTTTTTTTATTGTCTACCAGGCGCATTGAACCGAGTACGGTCAGTGCTGCCCCACTATGGGGCAATGACGCCAACTTAAAGCAAGCGGACTGAGTATAACGCCTAAATTGTTAATTAAAATGACAACTTGCTTTAATGCGTTCCAGCTCACAGGCAATTAAAAAATGCCAGGTATCCAGATGCCGTTTTGCACTGTCGATACTGTCGCCCCAGACGTATAAACCATGGCCCCGTATTAAAAATGCATGGGGTAAAGTTTCACGAGCAAAGCGTTGGTGTAATTCCTGCAAAGTAAGCTCTGTGTTTTGTGGATCCAAAATCGCCAAGGGGCAACAACTGCGTTGCTCTGCAGAGGCCGCAACCAGATTTTGTAATTCATAACCAACAAAGAGGTGTTGGTCTGCTTTGATTAAACAAGAGAAAACAGTAGCTTGCAGACCATGTGTTTGCAGTATCACTTTATGCTGCTGGCTCTGCTGATACAAAAACTGATGGATAGCTGTGGCTGTATCTGGCTGATTTTGGCTGGTCCAGTGGTACGAAATCAAATCCGCAGGACTTAACTCGTTTTTATCTTTATCTGCCGCTGTAAAAAGCGCGCTATGCTCAGAAGTGCGTATTGAGAACAGTCCGCTGCTAAAAGGCAACCATTGGCGCTGAGCTGCCCAACGACTTAAAGTACAAAGCTGGATTGCATAAGGATTTAGATTGGTTTGGATAGATTGATTCATCTTGATGTTTAGACGTCTACACATGAAACTGTCTGGATGATAGCATCCGTTCTATTGTCAGGCCAGCCAGTTTTCTACTGTTTTTGTGCTGTTGTGAGATCAGATTATGAAGTTACAAAGTAAGTTACCTGCCTTAGGCACCACTATTTTCAGCCAAATGTCGCAGTTAGCGGCAGAACATCAGGCTATTAATTTATCTCAGGGTTTTCCTGATTTCCCGTCCAATCCACGTTTGATTGAATTATTGGCCGAATCAGCCCGCGAGGGATTAAATCAGTATGCGCCCATGCCAGGTGTGCTGTTGCTGCGGCAACAAATTTCAGCTTTGGTCAAAAGCTGTTACCAAAGAGAAGTTTGTCCGGAGCAGCAAATCACAGTCACCAGTGGTGCCACCGAAGCTTTGTTTGTCGCTATTCAGGCCTTGGTGCGCCCTGGTGATGAAGTTATAGTCTTTGACCCTGCGTACGACAGTTATCAGCCTGCAGTCGAGTTGGCGGGCGGTTTTACCGTGCATGTACCCTTGTTGCCACCTTTGTATCAGGTGGATTGGACTCAGTTGGAAAAACAAATCAGCAAAAAAACACGGCTGATTATTGTCAACAGTCCGCATAATCCAACAGGAGCTGTATTCAGCCACCAGGACTGGTTGTCGCTGCAGGCGTTGGTGTTAAAGCACCGTTTGTATTGCATCAGCGATGAAGTGTATGAGCATTTAGTTTTTGATGGCACACCGCAATTAAGTGCCAATCAATACCCTGAATTGGCTGATCGCACAGTGGTGGTATCGTCCTTTGGTAAAACTTTTCATGTCACAGGCTGGAAGTTGGGTTATGCAGTTGCTCCTGTTGAACTCACCACAGAATTTCGCAAGATCCATCAATACGTTACCTTCTCCAGTTTTACTCCGGCTCAGCATGCTATTGCTCAGTTACTGCTTGAACAGCCAGGTGAAGTGAGTGGGCTGGCGGCTTTTTATCAGCAAAAACGTGACCAATTCAGGCATAGCTTAGCTGATTCGGCCTGGTCTTTATTACCTTGTCGGGGCAGCTATTTTCAACTGGCCGACTACAGTGCATTCAGTGATCTGGATGATGTGGCGTTTTGTCAGTGGCTGACCCGCGAACATAAAGTGGCAGCTATTCCGTTGTCGGTGTTTTACCGTCAGCCGCCCAGTCAGCGTATAATTCGCTTTTGTTTTGCCAAAGAGCCTCAGACTTTAGCTTTGGCGACGGAGATTTTATGTCAGTTATCCATGTTGCGTTAATTCAGTCCGAATTGGTCTGGCAGGACAGTACTGCCAATCGTCAGAATTTAGAACAGCAAATCCAACAGCACAAAGGCGCACAACTTTTTGTGTTGCCAGAGATGTTTAATACGGGTTTTAGCATGGATTCAACGACTATTGCTGAAACTATGGAAGGGCTTACAGTACAATGGATGCAGCAGCAGGCTAAGCTCGCAGATGCTGCACTTTGTGGTTCAGTGGCTATTTCTGCCGAAGGTCAGATTTTTAACAGATTATTGTTTGTGACACCGGACGGTTTGGTGCGGTTTTACGATAAACGTCACCTGTTTCGGATGGGGGGCGAACAGCAGCATTATCAGGCAGGATCTGAGCGGGTGATTGTCTCTTATCTCGGGTTCCGATTTTGTTTGCAGGTCTGCTATGACTTACGTTTTCCGGTTTTTGCCCGCAATCAGCAGGATTACGATGTGCTGATTTATGTCGCGAACTGGCCTGAGCCAAGGCGTCAGGTCTGGCGCACTTTAT of Rheinheimera sp. MM224 contains these proteins:
- a CDS encoding LysR family transcriptional regulator encodes the protein MAIHSSMRGLRCFCVAADCLSFKETARQLYLTPSAVSHQIKQLESELGLDLFLRQTRSVELTAQGKAFYQALLPLMRELEQTLRTFSLQKNPTEISISMPEFFASELFVPKLVGWSEQHPDINLKVETIKSRQDPAKHTDLQILLASAKPTDKIAHELFPISYVPACNPALYQQLDGLGFEALTKVPCLVHQARPWSWHQWAEQLELEVFTPKQVIQLDSMFSVARAAQQGLGIALVPWPISHSWFASGSLKRLFSEELESRDKYYLVQHETDPNKPQIQLLVNWILQSFQRAF
- a CDS encoding class II aldolase/adducin family protein, yielding MNQSIQTNLNPYAIQLCTLSRWAAQRQWLPFSSGLFSIRTSEHSALFTAADKDKNELSPADLISYHWTSQNQPDTATAIHQFLYQQSQQHKVILQTHGLQATVFSCLIKADQHLFVGYELQNLVAASAEQRSCCPLAILDPQNTELTLQELHQRFARETLPHAFLIRGHGLYVWGDSIDSAKRHLDTWHFLIACELERIKASCHFN
- a CDS encoding methionine aminotransferase; its protein translation is MKLQSKLPALGTTIFSQMSQLAAEHQAINLSQGFPDFPSNPRLIELLAESAREGLNQYAPMPGVLLLRQQISALVKSCYQREVCPEQQITVTSGATEALFVAIQALVRPGDEVIVFDPAYDSYQPAVELAGGFTVHVPLLPPLYQVDWTQLEKQISKKTRLIIVNSPHNPTGAVFSHQDWLSLQALVLKHRLYCISDEVYEHLVFDGTPQLSANQYPELADRTVVVSSFGKTFHVTGWKLGYAVAPVELTTEFRKIHQYVTFSSFTPAQHAIAQLLLEQPGEVSGLAAFYQQKRDQFRHSLADSAWSLLPCRGSYFQLADYSAFSDLDDVAFCQWLTREHKVAAIPLSVFYRQPPSQRIIRFCFAKEPQTLALATEILCQLSMLR
- a CDS encoding amidohydrolase, with the translated sequence MSVIHVALIQSELVWQDSTANRQNLEQQIQQHKGAQLFVLPEMFNTGFSMDSTTIAETMEGLTVQWMQQQAKLADAALCGSVAISAEGQIFNRLLFVTPDGLVRFYDKRHLFRMGGEQQHYQAGSERVIVSYLGFRFCLQVCYDLRFPVFARNQQDYDVLIYVANWPEPRRQVWRTLLQARAIENQAYVLGCNRIGSDGNSLNYSGDSMVVNYLGQIQAELSVSQAGVVSTELNLSALQQFKQKFPAYLDADPFVLTPSF